From a single Paraburkholderia edwinii genomic region:
- a CDS encoding c-type cytochrome, giving the protein MKNIVKIAAAFALCCASLSVGTQAFADAPAATLVVKSGDSEHSFTASELLARPDNKSVNLTGTVSGDIYHHKVEYRAVPLLALLGNRPDAHFDTVELQATDGFVSEIPLTLVERGAKNGAVAWLAVEDPAHPWPALPKDTTTAGPFYLIWQFPERSGVSREQWPYKVARISLVESPDHRWPQLAVPAKFAGDAGVRRGHDVFAVQCIACHKMNGGGSGNVGPDLGQPMNVTQYFKDAGLRALIRDPHKVRTWPEQRMIGFGPSVISDADIEALLKYLHAMASAKQ; this is encoded by the coding sequence ATGAAAAACATAGTGAAGATCGCGGCCGCATTCGCGCTGTGTTGTGCGAGCCTTAGTGTCGGCACGCAGGCGTTTGCCGACGCGCCTGCCGCCACGCTTGTCGTGAAGAGCGGCGATAGCGAACACAGCTTCACCGCTAGTGAATTGCTCGCAAGGCCAGACAACAAAAGCGTGAACCTGACCGGCACCGTAAGCGGCGACATTTATCATCACAAGGTCGAATATCGCGCGGTGCCGCTGCTTGCCTTGCTCGGCAATCGTCCCGATGCGCACTTCGATACCGTCGAATTGCAGGCGACCGACGGTTTCGTCAGCGAGATTCCATTGACGCTCGTCGAACGCGGTGCGAAGAACGGCGCCGTGGCATGGCTCGCGGTGGAAGACCCCGCGCACCCGTGGCCCGCGTTGCCGAAAGACACGACGACCGCGGGGCCGTTCTATCTGATCTGGCAATTCCCGGAGCGCTCGGGCGTGAGCCGCGAGCAATGGCCGTACAAGGTCGCGCGCATTTCGCTCGTCGAAAGCCCTGATCATCGCTGGCCGCAGCTGGCCGTGCCCGCGAAGTTTGCCGGCGATGCGGGCGTCAGGCGCGGTCACGATGTGTTCGCCGTGCAGTGCATTGCCTGTCACAAGATGAATGGCGGCGGCAGTGGCAACGTCGGCCCCGATCTCGGCCAGCCGATGAACGTCACGCAGTATTTCAAGGACGCCGGGCTGCGCGCGCTGATTCGCGATCCGCACAAGGTCCGCACGTGGCCCGAGCAGCGCATGATCGGCTTTGGGCCTTCCGTCATCTCCGATGCCGATATCGAAGCGCTGCTGAAGTACCTGCACGCCATGGCGAGCGCGAAGCAGTAA
- a CDS encoding transporter substrate-binding domain-containing protein — MKVVIAYIEEPPFGWTHADRSATGADIELADSVLRAIGVRHVEHRLTTFAELLPGVQSGRWDMNVPLFVTPERTAKVEFSVPVWAIGDGFLVRSGNPKALNSYESVARHADARLGVIVGQVQHVSARAKGVRDEQILLFREQAQAIAAVEAGEIDAYASTALGNRIVAERLGLARVEAVAHESGTGVDKQAPVGAFSFGKGNRALVDAVNRQLRVYLGSAEHRRCMARFGLSEREIDPVLG; from the coding sequence GTGAAGGTCGTTATTGCCTATATCGAAGAGCCGCCGTTTGGCTGGACCCACGCGGATCGATCGGCGACAGGCGCCGATATCGAACTGGCGGACTCGGTTTTGCGAGCGATCGGTGTCAGGCATGTCGAACATCGGCTGACGACTTTTGCCGAACTGCTGCCCGGCGTTCAAAGCGGGCGTTGGGACATGAATGTTCCCTTGTTCGTGACGCCCGAACGTACGGCAAAAGTGGAGTTCAGCGTGCCGGTATGGGCGATCGGCGATGGTTTTCTCGTGCGCAGCGGCAATCCGAAGGCATTGAATAGCTACGAGTCCGTGGCGCGGCATGCCGACGCGCGGCTTGGTGTGATAGTCGGCCAGGTTCAGCATGTGTCCGCGCGGGCTAAAGGTGTGCGCGACGAGCAGATTCTGCTTTTCAGGGAACAGGCGCAGGCAATCGCAGCGGTTGAGGCGGGTGAGATCGATGCGTATGCAAGCACTGCGCTCGGCAACCGGATTGTCGCGGAGCGTTTGGGTCTTGCGCGGGTTGAAGCGGTCGCGCATGAATCGGGCACGGGTGTCGATAAACAGGCGCCAGTCGGTGCGTTTTCATTCGGAAAGGGTAATCGCGCGTTAGTCGATGCGGTGAACAGGCAACTGCGGGTTTATCTCGGTTCGGCTGAGCATCGGCGATGCATGGCGCGATTCGGTTTAAGTGAGCGAGAGATTGATCCGGTGTTGGGATAG
- a CDS encoding Gfo/Idh/MocA family protein, producing MTVRAAIVGMGRWGQRLALSLQGSSKIQFVAGVTRRVGRAQEFADSHGIPLTNHYDDVISNPAIDAVVLATPHSLHARQVLAAVAAGKHVLCEKPFTLDRASAARCIDAAEAAGVVLAVGMNRRFLPAVRDLMSRAKSGDLGTLLHVEANYSANAIGFYPEGSWRLDPSEVPCGGLMGLGIHMIDSMIEMLGPVHSVVAVSSSRMIREIDDVTAVLIEFACGASASLSTMLATPMIWRLHAFGSAAHAELRGIARLEVTRRNDSPAQVFDYAPVDIERMELEAFADAVTGHAPFPVPLDDAYHVVAVCEAIVQSAATGERVVLDPVLAAS from the coding sequence ATGACGGTTCGCGCGGCGATCGTAGGCATGGGCAGATGGGGACAACGGCTTGCGTTGTCGCTTCAGGGAAGCAGCAAGATCCAGTTCGTTGCCGGTGTGACGCGGCGCGTCGGCCGGGCGCAGGAATTCGCCGATAGTCATGGCATTCCGCTCACGAATCACTACGACGACGTGATCTCGAATCCCGCGATCGACGCGGTCGTGCTCGCGACGCCGCACAGTCTGCACGCGCGGCAGGTGCTCGCGGCCGTGGCTGCCGGAAAACACGTGCTTTGCGAAAAGCCGTTCACGCTCGATCGCGCGTCGGCCGCGCGTTGCATCGATGCGGCGGAAGCGGCCGGCGTCGTGCTCGCGGTTGGCATGAATCGCCGCTTTCTGCCGGCCGTGCGCGATCTGATGTCTCGCGCGAAGTCGGGCGATCTCGGCACGCTGCTGCACGTCGAGGCGAACTATTCGGCCAATGCGATCGGCTTTTATCCGGAAGGATCATGGCGTCTCGATCCTTCGGAAGTGCCATGCGGCGGGCTTATGGGTCTTGGCATCCATATGATCGACTCGATGATCGAAATGCTTGGGCCCGTGCATAGCGTGGTGGCCGTTTCGTCGAGCCGGATGATCCGCGAAATCGACGACGTGACGGCGGTGCTGATCGAGTTCGCTTGCGGCGCCAGCGCTTCGCTTTCGACGATGCTCGCGACGCCGATGATCTGGCGCCTGCACGCGTTCGGTTCCGCGGCACATGCGGAATTGCGCGGCATCGCGCGGCTCGAGGTGACGCGGCGCAACGATTCGCCTGCGCAAGTGTTCGACTACGCGCCCGTCGATATCGAACGCATGGAGCTCGAAGCGTTCGCCGATGCCGTGACAGGCCACGCGCCGTTTCCGGTTCCGCTCGATGATGCGTACCATGTCGTTGCCGTCTGCGAGGCGATCGTGCAGTCCGCGGCGACAGGCGAGCGTGTTGTGCTTGATCCGGTGCTTGCGGCCAGCTAA
- a CDS encoding LysR family transcriptional regulator has protein sequence MNSDDLELFARVARTGSISRAAMELGANQSTVSRRIGMLETELGVRLFRRSGRGVWLTEHGEQLLGYATALERTLHEARDAMRSTVGLGPASLCIAAQPTIARIMFGSLGHTLKARYPNTRVRFIEGLASHILGWLADGEVDLAIMYVPEYPGSTQFDLLMSEQVCLVTPPDFAQPEGPVDVHILAKVPLILPSTHHGLRVMVETVAAKHGFTPDIALECDGSISITKRLVLANCGCTVLPSASVTEEVAAKRLKCYPLQNPVIKRDVALAWPQNRVMPEGLWDVAHLIRAQAAELVNSGAWPGTTLNEGAGARDARRTQAG, from the coding sequence GTGAATTCCGACGACCTTGAACTGTTTGCACGCGTCGCCCGAACGGGCAGCATTTCCCGCGCGGCGATGGAGCTCGGCGCCAACCAGTCGACGGTGAGCCGCCGCATCGGCATGCTCGAAACGGAGCTTGGCGTACGGCTCTTTCGACGCAGCGGCCGCGGCGTCTGGCTGACCGAACATGGCGAGCAGCTGCTCGGCTATGCAACGGCCCTCGAACGCACGCTGCACGAAGCACGCGATGCGATGCGCAGCACCGTCGGCCTCGGCCCGGCGAGCCTGTGCATCGCCGCGCAGCCGACCATCGCGCGCATCATGTTCGGCAGCCTCGGCCATACGCTCAAAGCGCGCTATCCGAACACGCGTGTGCGTTTTATCGAAGGCCTCGCGAGCCATATTCTGGGCTGGCTCGCCGACGGCGAAGTCGATCTCGCGATCATGTACGTGCCCGAGTATCCGGGCTCGACGCAGTTCGATCTGCTGATGTCGGAGCAGGTTTGCCTCGTCACGCCGCCCGATTTCGCGCAGCCGGAAGGCCCGGTCGACGTGCATATTCTTGCGAAAGTGCCGCTCATTTTGCCGAGCACGCATCACGGTTTGCGCGTGATGGTCGAAACGGTCGCGGCAAAGCACGGCTTTACGCCGGACATTGCGCTCGAATGCGACGGCTCGATTTCGATCACCAAGCGGCTCGTGCTCGCGAATTGCGGATGCACGGTGTTGCCTTCCGCATCGGTGACCGAGGAAGTCGCGGCGAAACGGCTCAAGTGCTATCCGCTGCAAAACCCGGTAATCAAGCGCGACGTCGCGCTCGCGTGGCCGCAGAATCGCGTCATGCCGGAGGGGCTATGGGACGTCGCGCATCTGATTCGCGCGCAGGCTGCGGAGCTGGTGAACAGCGGCGCGTGGCCGGGCACCACGTTGAATGAAGGTGCCGGCGCGCGGGATGCGCGCCGGACTCAGGCGGGCTAA
- a CDS encoding HpcH/HpaI aldolase family protein encodes MQKSPSNPSAYLSNPLQKPEGVTLGIGVTSPSPELVQMFARAGFDYVLIDMEHGPISIETAYRMVTATIGTPAEAWIRVTHNDAAQIKLALDSGAKAIIVPMITCLKDAEDAVSYAKYPPQGIRGWGPFRTQYQWQTNMLDYAKRANAETSLYVLIEHPGAVRDLDAILDLEGVAGAIPAPFDLSVNMGFSDGPNHPEVRKTIEEVMRKIKAKRPRLTSFAITPEQAAEALRLGVNDLFLGFDPMYVQASVQLFMATLAKMRSEA; translated from the coding sequence ATGCAAAAGAGCCCGTCTAACCCGTCCGCTTACCTATCCAACCCGCTGCAAAAGCCCGAAGGCGTAACGCTAGGAATCGGTGTCACGTCACCGTCGCCCGAACTGGTGCAAATGTTCGCGCGTGCCGGTTTCGATTACGTGCTGATCGATATGGAACATGGCCCGATCTCGATCGAAACCGCTTACAGAATGGTCACCGCGACCATCGGCACGCCAGCTGAAGCGTGGATTCGCGTCACGCACAACGACGCCGCGCAGATCAAGCTCGCGCTCGATAGCGGCGCAAAAGCCATTATCGTGCCGATGATCACCTGCCTCAAAGACGCCGAAGACGCGGTGTCCTACGCGAAATATCCGCCGCAAGGCATTCGCGGCTGGGGACCGTTTCGCACGCAATATCAGTGGCAAACCAATATGCTCGACTACGCAAAGCGTGCGAATGCGGAAACCAGCCTGTACGTGCTAATCGAACATCCGGGCGCGGTACGCGACCTCGACGCGATTCTCGATCTCGAAGGCGTGGCCGGCGCGATTCCCGCGCCCTTCGATCTCTCCGTGAATATGGGCTTTAGCGACGGCCCGAACCATCCGGAAGTGCGCAAAACGATCGAAGAAGTGATGCGTAAAATCAAGGCGAAACGCCCGCGCCTGACTTCTTTTGCGATCACGCCCGAGCAGGCCGCCGAAGCCCTGCGCCTTGGCGTCAACGACCTGTTTCTCGGTTTCGATCCGATGTATGTTCAGGCATCGGTACAATTGTTCATGGCCACGCTCGCTAAAATGCGCAGCGAAGCCTGA
- a CDS encoding MFS transporter — protein sequence MQPWYSTMAPAQRRTFWACFLGWVLDAMDVQLFAFVIPTLLATWGMTKAQAGVIGTSALVASAVGGVIAGLLADRIGRVRVLKIAILWFSLFTGLSAFTNSFHELLFTRSLQGIGFGGEWAAGAILIGEVVDKRIRGRAVGSVQSGWPVGYALAALAFWVLYSVLPEHLAWRVLFLLGLAPGLLVLWMRRNINESEAFEATAKYRAKSGTMSTFGLIFAPGMFTRTLLASLMAAGALGGNYTILTWLVTYLRETQSLTVNLTTMYLAVNIFGSFCGYIGMAHLSDGIGRRTTFALSAAGATLTVLAYTRLQLPMSVLLVLGFPLGLFQSGIVSGMGACFTELFPTHIRATAGGFSYNFGRGIGSLVPAAVGMTSASLGLAPSIGAWAAASYVLVFIVAIFLPETRNQELEVHV from the coding sequence ATGCAGCCGTGGTACAGCACGATGGCGCCTGCCCAGCGCCGCACTTTCTGGGCGTGCTTTCTGGGTTGGGTGCTCGATGCGATGGACGTCCAGCTGTTTGCCTTCGTGATCCCGACGCTGCTCGCCACGTGGGGCATGACCAAGGCGCAAGCGGGTGTGATCGGCACATCGGCGCTTGTCGCATCGGCGGTCGGCGGCGTGATCGCCGGTTTGCTCGCTGACCGTATTGGGCGCGTGCGTGTGCTGAAGATCGCTATTCTGTGGTTCTCGTTGTTCACCGGTTTGTCCGCATTCACGAATAGCTTTCACGAGCTTTTGTTCACACGCAGTTTGCAAGGCATCGGCTTTGGCGGCGAATGGGCGGCCGGTGCAATTCTGATTGGCGAGGTGGTCGACAAGCGCATTCGCGGTCGCGCGGTCGGTTCGGTGCAAAGCGGCTGGCCAGTCGGTTATGCGCTTGCGGCGCTTGCGTTCTGGGTGCTCTATAGCGTGCTGCCCGAACATCTTGCCTGGCGCGTGCTGTTTCTGCTTGGCCTCGCACCGGGTCTGCTCGTGCTGTGGATGCGCCGGAATATCAACGAATCGGAAGCCTTCGAGGCGACCGCGAAATACCGCGCAAAGAGCGGCACGATGAGCACGTTCGGGCTGATCTTCGCGCCAGGCATGTTTACGCGCACGCTGCTCGCCTCGTTAATGGCGGCGGGCGCGCTCGGCGGCAATTACACGATTCTGACGTGGCTCGTGACCTATCTGCGCGAAACGCAAAGCCTCACCGTGAACCTGACGACGATGTATCTCGCCGTGAACATCTTCGGCTCGTTCTGCGGCTATATCGGCATGGCACATTTGAGCGACGGTATCGGACGCCGCACGACATTCGCACTGTCCGCCGCGGGCGCCACGCTAACCGTGCTCGCTTATACGCGCCTGCAATTGCCGATGTCCGTGCTGCTCGTGCTCGGCTTTCCGCTTGGGCTTTTCCAGTCGGGCATCGTGTCCGGCATGGGCGCGTGTTTTACCGAACTCTTTCCCACGCATATTCGCGCGACCGCGGGCGGCTTCTCGTATAACTTCGGCCGCGGCATCGGTTCGCTCGTGCCGGCCGCGGTCGGCATGACGAGTGCGTCGCTCGGGCTCGCGCCGTCGATCGGCGCGTGGGCGGCCGCATCGTATGTGCTCGTTTTTATCGTCGCTATCTTCCTTCCGGAAACCCGTAACCAGGAGCTTGAAGTTCATGTCTGA
- a CDS encoding thiamine pyrophosphate-binding protein: MSDTALPRNGGKILVDALVRNGVDTVYCVPGESYLPVLDALHDAHGVRTIVTRHEGAASNMADAYGKLTGRPGICFVTRGPGATHASNGVHTAREDSTPMILFVGQIESGFIGRGGFQEVDYRQMFGGLAKWVTEIDSLERIPEIVAKAFSVAMSGRPGPVVVALPEDVLFGKGAVSDAPAARVTQAAPAVDAMNELHALLAAAQRPLVVLGGTGWDDEASAAFKRFIVANNLPVAASFRRQDLFDNRDPHYVGQLGLGVSPKLAERAREADLLLVVGSRLAETTSSGYTVVQSPAPVQTLVHVHPDPQELGRTFQARLPINAGMREFAHALDKLPAVVAPWRAWTEAARTDYVAHSTPQPNADIKGVDLAQVVAHLNDVLPDDAVIANGAGNYTVWVHRFYRYRRPATELAPTNGAMGYGFPAAIAAKLQNPARTVVAFAGDGCFMMYPQELATAMQFGAPLVVIVVNNSMLATIRMHQEREYPGRVSSTDLVNPDFVAFAKAFGAHAECVERTEDFPAAFERAQRAGVAALIELRTDPRQITPVARLPA, translated from the coding sequence ATGTCTGACACCGCACTCCCGCGCAACGGCGGCAAGATTCTTGTCGATGCGCTCGTTCGCAACGGCGTGGACACCGTCTATTGCGTGCCCGGCGAGAGCTACCTGCCGGTGCTCGACGCGCTGCACGACGCGCATGGTGTGCGCACGATCGTCACGCGCCATGAGGGCGCTGCGTCGAATATGGCCGATGCGTACGGCAAGCTGACGGGCCGCCCCGGTATCTGCTTCGTCACGCGCGGGCCCGGTGCGACGCATGCGAGCAACGGCGTGCATACGGCGCGCGAAGATTCGACGCCGATGATCCTGTTCGTCGGCCAGATCGAGAGCGGCTTTATCGGACGCGGCGGGTTTCAGGAAGTCGACTATCGGCAGATGTTCGGCGGGCTCGCGAAATGGGTGACCGAAATCGACAGCCTCGAACGGATTCCCGAAATTGTGGCGAAGGCGTTTAGCGTTGCGATGTCGGGGCGGCCGGGGCCGGTTGTGGTTGCCTTGCCCGAAGATGTGCTGTTCGGTAAGGGCGCGGTGAGCGACGCGCCTGCTGCGCGTGTGACGCAGGCCGCGCCGGCTGTCGATGCGATGAATGAACTGCACGCGCTGCTCGCCGCCGCGCAACGGCCGCTCGTCGTGTTGGGCGGCACCGGTTGGGATGACGAAGCAAGCGCGGCGTTCAAGCGCTTTATCGTTGCGAATAATTTGCCGGTGGCGGCGTCGTTCCGTCGTCAGGATCTGTTCGACAATCGCGATCCACATTATGTCGGGCAGCTTGGGCTTGGTGTGTCGCCGAAGCTCGCCGAGCGGGCGCGCGAAGCAGACCTGCTGCTCGTGGTGGGTTCGCGGCTTGCGGAGACGACGTCGTCGGGTTACACGGTCGTGCAAAGCCCGGCGCCGGTGCAGACGCTCGTTCATGTGCATCCGGACCCGCAGGAATTGGGGCGCACGTTTCAGGCCCGTTTGCCGATCAATGCCGGCATGCGCGAGTTCGCGCATGCGCTCGACAAGCTGCCAGCCGTTGTTGCGCCGTGGCGCGCATGGACCGAAGCGGCGCGCACCGACTATGTCGCGCATTCGACGCCGCAACCGAATGCCGACATCAAGGGCGTCGATCTTGCGCAGGTGGTCGCGCATCTGAACGATGTGTTGCCTGACGATGCGGTGATCGCGAACGGCGCCGGCAATTACACGGTGTGGGTGCATCGCTTTTACCGCTATCGGCGGCCGGCTACCGAACTGGCGCCGACTAACGGCGCGATGGGCTACGGCTTTCCTGCTGCGATCGCGGCGAAGCTGCAGAACCCCGCGCGCACGGTGGTCGCGTTCGCCGGCGACGGCTGCTTCATGATGTATCCGCAAGAGCTCGCGACGGCCATGCAGTTCGGCGCACCGCTTGTCGTGATCGTCGTGAATAACAGCATGCTCGCTACGATTCGCATGCATCAGGAGCGCGAATATCCGGGGCGCGTGTCGTCAACGGATCTCGTCAATCCGGATTTCGTTGCGTTTGCGAAGGCTTTTGGCGCCCATGCGGAATGCGTCGAGCGGACCGAGGATTTTCCGGCTGCGTTCGAGCGCGCGCAGCGTGCGGGCGTGGCGGCGTTGATCGAGCTGCGTACGGATCCGCGTCAGATTACGCCGGTTGCGCGGTTGCCTGCTTAG
- a CDS encoding pyridoxal-phosphate-dependent aminotransferase family protein has product MNPNLPTTAGIKLLHTPGPTHVPDLVRNAMSAQPFDLNDPRLTAVIENCERGLQRLLNTQHANVMMYTANGHGAWEAAIVNLLPPGGKVLVAGSGHFSETWAQAAEGCGAHAIRTEARAGSPIDPGLVEAALRADKAHEIVAVFAVQTDTSTGVTSDIHAVRQAIDRAQHPALFVVDVVASLAATRFEMDAWGVNVAIGASQKALMLPPGMSFTAVDEKALSAARNNPTPRVYWDWNLRKSPIGYRKFCGTPPESHLMGLEVSLQLIEREGHEAVFARHLRISRAVHAAVERWGEHGALWLMTKDPAARSTSITAIGVREGIDPTEIYTLARERFHVALAGGLGPHSGKVFRIGHLGDINEAMILGCLAGVEATLRLMNVPIGDGALERAVAVLNAHMPPVR; this is encoded by the coding sequence ATGAACCCGAATCTCCCCACGACAGCCGGCATCAAACTTCTGCACACCCCAGGGCCCACGCACGTGCCCGACCTCGTGCGCAACGCAATGAGCGCACAGCCATTCGATCTGAATGATCCGCGCCTCACCGCCGTTATCGAAAACTGCGAACGCGGCCTGCAAAGGCTGCTCAACACGCAGCACGCGAACGTCATGATGTACACCGCGAACGGCCACGGCGCGTGGGAAGCCGCGATCGTCAACCTGCTGCCGCCCGGCGGCAAGGTACTGGTCGCCGGCAGCGGGCATTTCAGCGAAACGTGGGCCCAGGCCGCGGAAGGCTGCGGCGCGCATGCGATCCGCACCGAAGCGCGCGCCGGCTCGCCGATCGATCCCGGCCTCGTCGAAGCCGCACTGCGCGCGGACAAAGCGCATGAAATCGTCGCGGTGTTCGCTGTACAGACCGATACATCGACCGGCGTCACGAGCGATATCCATGCGGTGCGCCAGGCAATCGACCGCGCACAGCATCCGGCGCTGTTCGTGGTCGACGTGGTCGCGTCGCTTGCCGCGACGCGGTTTGAGATGGACGCATGGGGCGTCAACGTCGCGATCGGCGCATCGCAAAAGGCATTAATGCTGCCGCCGGGCATGTCTTTTACCGCCGTCGACGAAAAGGCGCTGAGCGCCGCGCGCAACAACCCGACGCCGCGCGTGTACTGGGACTGGAATTTACGCAAGAGCCCGATCGGCTACCGTAAATTCTGCGGCACGCCGCCCGAGAGCCACCTGATGGGCCTCGAGGTATCGCTGCAACTGATCGAGCGCGAAGGCCATGAAGCGGTATTTGCGCGGCACCTGCGCATCTCGCGCGCGGTCCACGCGGCCGTCGAACGATGGGGCGAGCACGGCGCGCTGTGGCTCATGACAAAAGACCCGGCCGCGCGCTCCACATCGATCACCGCGATCGGCGTGCGTGAAGGCATCGACCCGACCGAGATCTACACGCTCGCGCGCGAACGTTTTCACGTCGCGCTCGCCGGCGGCCTCGGACCGCACAGCGGCAAGGTCTTTCGTATCGGGCACCTCGGCGACATCAACGAGGCGATGATTCTCGGCTGCCTAGCCGGCGTCGAGGCGACGCTGCGTCTTATGAACGTGCCGATCGGCGATGGCGCGCTCGAACGCGCGGTCGCGGTGCTCAACGCGCATATGCCGCCGGTGCGGTGA
- a CDS encoding L-dopachrome tautomerase-related protein, producing MTFDRYAAAHVAVAAVVAVIALLSAALPGVAHAQTNGQTNGQTVAHDEGASLPEERSIGHIEPVHEFYGAMPSGVAKAPNGRLFVNYPRWGDDVPFTVGEIVDGRVVPYPNAQINRPDPMHPAATLLSVQNVVADYRNRLWILDTAAPKFAPPVQGGAKLIAVDLATNKVVKTIVFKPKVLLPQSYIDDVRFDFRYGKEGVAYLSDSSPAGPGGIIVVDLASGDAWRTLEAHPATQGDPAFVPVVEGIEMTEDGPNGTPQPVHFAADGLALSADGNILYFSPLSSRHLYSVATRFLRDRDADDGEVEASVRDLGEKGASDGLASDANGAVYAGDYERNSIRKMLPDGTWVTIAHDPRILWPDALSIGTDGYLYFTANQLNRQAQFNHGRDLRKKPYTLFRIKINAQPLELKPQALSE from the coding sequence ATGACCTTCGACAGATATGCAGCCGCACACGTAGCGGTAGCCGCAGTTGTGGCTGTCATCGCCCTTCTTTCCGCCGCGTTGCCGGGCGTCGCGCACGCGCAAACGAACGGGCAAACCAACGGACAAACCGTGGCGCACGACGAAGGCGCATCGCTGCCGGAGGAACGCTCGATCGGCCATATCGAGCCCGTCCACGAGTTCTATGGCGCGATGCCGTCCGGTGTCGCGAAAGCGCCAAACGGGCGGTTGTTCGTCAACTATCCCCGCTGGGGCGACGACGTGCCGTTCACGGTCGGCGAGATTGTCGACGGGCGCGTCGTGCCTTATCCCAATGCGCAGATCAATCGGCCCGACCCGATGCATCCCGCAGCGACGCTGCTCAGCGTGCAGAACGTCGTCGCCGATTATCGCAACCGTCTGTGGATACTCGATACCGCCGCGCCGAAATTTGCGCCGCCTGTGCAAGGCGGCGCAAAACTGATCGCCGTCGATCTCGCCACCAACAAGGTGGTGAAGACAATCGTCTTCAAGCCGAAGGTGCTGCTGCCGCAGTCGTATATCGACGATGTGCGCTTCGATTTCCGCTACGGCAAGGAAGGCGTCGCGTATCTGTCCGATTCTTCGCCGGCGGGTCCGGGTGGCATTATCGTCGTCGATCTCGCGAGCGGCGACGCATGGCGAACCCTGGAAGCGCATCCGGCCACCCAGGGCGACCCGGCGTTTGTCCCCGTAGTGGAAGGCATCGAAATGACCGAGGACGGTCCCAATGGCACGCCGCAACCGGTCCATTTCGCCGCGGACGGTCTCGCGTTATCGGCGGACGGCAACATTCTCTATTTCTCGCCGCTGTCGAGCCGCCATCTGTATTCGGTCGCGACAAGATTTTTGCGCGATCGCGACGCTGACGATGGCGAAGTCGAAGCAAGCGTGCGCGACTTAGGCGAAAAAGGCGCCTCGGACGGGCTTGCTTCCGATGCCAACGGCGCGGTCTATGCGGGAGACTATGAGCGCAACAGCATCCGTAAGATGCTGCCCGACGGCACATGGGTAACGATCGCGCACGACCCGCGCATTCTGTGGCCCGATGCGCTGTCGATCGGCACCGACGGTTACCTGTATTTCACGGCGAATCAGCTGAACCGCCAGGCGCAGTTCAATCACGGCCGCGATCTGCGCAAGAAGCCTTATACGCTGTTTCGCATCAAGATCAATGCGCAGCCTTTGGAATTGAAGCCACAAGCTTTAAGCGAATAG
- a CDS encoding alpha/beta fold hydrolase, which produces MSDIKCHTFVLVPGGWCGSWAWRDAIAALRKRGHDATSPTLTGLGERSHTGSDKADLDTHIEDVIAHLEMEDLRDVTLVGWSYSGMVVTGALGRALTRIKSAIYLDAFVPEHGKAFIDYMNDKTRQFMERFSAHNLPVPPLPLEHFKLTEPSVVEFVKPRLRNQPWRTLFDPVAVSPDAAGIPKAYVRCTLHQQAALDEALERMQNAGARIATINADHFAPLTATELTVDTLIRFA; this is translated from the coding sequence ATGAGCGACATCAAGTGCCATACATTCGTGCTCGTTCCTGGCGGCTGGTGTGGATCGTGGGCGTGGCGAGACGCGATCGCAGCACTGCGCAAGCGCGGTCACGATGCAACGTCTCCGACATTGACGGGGCTTGGCGAACGCAGCCACACAGGCAGCGATAAGGCAGACCTCGATACGCATATCGAAGACGTTATCGCCCATCTGGAGATGGAAGATCTGCGCGACGTGACGCTGGTCGGCTGGAGTTACAGCGGCATGGTTGTAACGGGTGCGCTGGGTCGTGCACTGACTAGAATCAAATCGGCGATTTATCTCGACGCGTTTGTACCTGAGCATGGCAAGGCGTTTATCGATTACATGAACGACAAGACGCGCCAGTTTATGGAACGCTTCAGCGCCCACAACTTGCCGGTTCCGCCTTTGCCGCTCGAGCATTTCAAGCTGACCGAGCCGTCCGTCGTCGAGTTCGTCAAGCCGCGGCTCAGAAATCAGCCGTGGCGCACGCTTTTCGACCCTGTCGCGGTCTCGCCGGATGCTGCCGGAATTCCCAAAGCGTACGTGCGTTGCACGCTGCACCAACAGGCCGCGCTGGATGAAGCATTGGAACGCATGCAGAATGCGGGCGCGCGCATAGCGACGATCAATGCCGATCATTTCGCGCCGCTCACCGCCACTGAGCTGACGGTCGATACGCTGATCAGGTTTGCCTGA